A window of Pseudomonas putida genomic DNA:
TGGCCGGTTGATGGTCGCCGGCCTGCGCTTCGGCCTGACCTTCGTCGGCATCCAGCCGGCACGCGGCTACCAGGTGGACCCCAGTGCGGTGTACCACGACCCCGACCTGGTGCCGCCGCACGGCTACCTGGCGTTCCACTTCTGGCTGCGCCATGCCTTTGCAGCTGATGCGGTGATCCATGTTGGCAAGCACGGCAACCTCGAATGGCTGCCCGGCAAAGGCGTAGGGCTGTCGGCCCAGTGCTGGCCGGACGCCTTGCTCGGCCCGCTGCCGAACATCTACCCGTTCATCGTCAATGACCCGGGCGAGGGCGCCCAAGCCAAGCGCCGCACCCAGGCGGTGATCATCGACCACCTGATGCCGCCGCTGACCCGCGCCGAAACCTATGGGCCGCTGCGGCACCTGGAGCAACTGGCCGACGAGTTCTACGAAGCACAGCTGCTCGACCCGCGGCGCGCGCGCGAGTTGCAGCGCGATATCCTCGAACTGGTCAAGGCCAACCACATCGACCGCGAGCTGCAACTGGAAGGGCAACTGGACGATGCCGCCGTGTGGCTGCCACGGCTGGACACCTACCTGTGCGACCTGAAGGAATCGCAGATTCGCGATGGCCTGCATGTGTTCGGAGAATCGCCTGAAGGGCGGCTGCGCCTGGATACCCTGCTGGCGCTGTTGCGGGTCGAGCGTGGCGACGGCCGTGGCGGCAATGCCAGCCTGTTGCGGGCCCTGGCCAAGGCGCTGGTGCCGGGCTTCGACCCGCTCGATTGCGAACTTGGCCAGCCGTGGCAGGGCGCACGCCCTGACCAGCTGCAGGCCATGAGCAGTGAACCTTGGCGCACCTGTGGCGACACCCGCGAACGCCTGGAGCTTTTGGCGCTGCAGGTGATCGAACAGGCGTTAAGCAGCGCAGCGCAGTTGCCCGACCAGAGCGAATGGCAGCCGGTGCAGGACGTTGTACAGGCCCTGCGCGATGCGGTGGCACCAAGCCTGGACGCCTGTGGCACCGCCGAAATGAATGGCCTGCTGGCAGCGCTGGCCGGGCGTTTCGTGCCCGCCGGCCCCAGCGGCGCGCCTAGTCGTGGGCGCCTCGACGTGCTGCCCACCGGCCGCAACTTCTATACCGTGGACGTGCGCAACTTGCCCACCACCACGGCCTGGCGCCTTGGCTTCGCCTCGGCCAACCTGATTCTTGAAACGCCACTTGCAGGACCATGGTGACCACCTGCGCCAGCTGGGCCTGTCGGTGTGGGGTACGGCAACCATGCGCACCGGCGGTGACGACATCGCCCAGGCCATGGCGCTGATGGGCGTGCGGCCGGTGTGGGCCACCGGCAGTCAGCGCGTCGACGACTTCGAAATACTGCCGCTAAGCTTGCTCGACCGCCCACGGGTGGACGTGACTTTGCGCGTTTCCGGGTTTTTCCGCGATGCCTTCGGCAACCTGATCCGCCTGTTCGACGCCGCTGTGCAGGCAGTGGCCGCGCTGGACGAACCCGACGACCTCAACCCCCTGGCCGCCCGCGTGCGCAGCGAGCGGGCCGCACTGCTGGAGCAGGGCGTGGACGCCGAACAGGCCGCGCGCCAGGCCGGCTGGCGGGTGTTTGGTGCCAAGCCCGGTGCCTACGGTGCCGGGGTGCAGAACGCTATCGACGGTCGCCTGTGGCATAGCCGCCACGACCTGGCCGAGGTCTACCTCAACCATGGCGGTTACGCCTATGGCGCCAGCGACGACGGTACCCCGGCCCGCGCCCAGTTCGCCCAACGCCTGGCCAAGGTGCAGGCGGTGCTGCAGAACCAGGACAACCACGAGCATGACCTGCTCGATTCCAACGACTACTACCAGTTCCAGGGCGGTATGCTGGCGGCGTCGGAAACCTTGAGCGGGGCTGACGTTGCCAGCTACCACGGCGACCACAGCCAGGCTGACCGGCCGCGCATCCGCACCCTCAAGGAAGAGCTGAACCGGGTCATCCGCGCCCGGGCGTTGAACCCGAAGTGGCTCGACGGGGTCAAGCGCCACGGCTACAAGGGCGCCTTCGAGATGGCAGCGACGGTCGACAACCTGTTCGCCTTCGACGCCACCACGCACCTGATCGACGACCATCATTACCAGGGGTTGGCCGATGCCTACGTGCTCGACCCGGCAACCCGCGATTTCATGCGCGAGCACAACCCCGAGGCCCTGCGCGACCTCACCGAACGCCTGCTGGAGGCCCAGCAGCGCGGCCTGTGGCAGGCGCCAGGCGACTACCGCGAAGCCCTTGAGGAGCAGCTGCTCGACGGCGAGGAACAGGCTTGAAATGAGTGAACCCGTACAATTTCCGCTGGCCGCCGTGGTCGGCGCCGACGACCTGAAGCTGGCGCTGTGCCTGACCGCCATCGACCCGAAAATCGGCGGTGTGCTAATCGAAGGCCCACGCGGCATGGCCAAGAGCACCTTGGCCCGCGGCTTGGCCGACCTGCTCGGTGAGGGCCCGTTCGTCACCCTGCCGCTGGGCGCCAGTGAAGAGCGGCTGGTCGGCACCCTCGACCTGGATGCCGCGCTGGGGCAGGGCAAGGCACAGTTTTCCCCGGGCGTGCTGGCCCAGGCCGACGGTGGCGTGCTGTATGTCGATGAAGTCAACTTGCTGCCCGATACCTTGGTCGATCTGTTGCTCGACGTGGCAGCCAGCGGCACCAACCGCATCGAGCGCGATGGTATTTCGCACCGGCACAATGCCCGTTTCGTACTGATCGGCACCATGAACCCGGAAGAAGGCGAGCTGCGCCCGCAGTTGCTCGACCGCTTTGGCTTGAATGTGGCACTGGAGGGTTTGCCCGAGCCGCAGGCGCGGCAGCAGATCATCCGCCGTCGCCTGGCCTTCGACAGTGACCCGCAAGCGTTCTGCGCGCAATGGGCGCAAGCCCAGGCGCAATTGCGCGAGCGCTGCCAGGCGGCGCGCCACGCCCTGGCCGCCATTGCCCTGGATGACCAGGCGCTGGCCTGGATCACCGAGCGCTGTTACGCCGCTGGGGTCGATGGCCTGCGCGCCGAC
This region includes:
- a CDS encoding AAA family ATPase; this translates as MSEPVQFPLAAVVGADDLKLALCLTAIDPKIGGVLIEGPRGMAKSTLARGLADLLGEGPFVTLPLGASEERLVGTLDLDAALGQGKAQFSPGVLAQADGGVLYVDEVNLLPDTLVDLLLDVAASGTNRIERDGISHRHNARFVLIGTMNPEEGELRPQLLDRFGLNVALEGLPEPQARQQIIRRRLAFDSDPQAFCAQWAQAQAQLRERCQAARHALAAIALDDQALAWITERCYAAGVDGLRADLVWLRAARAHCAWRGGVAIEEADVDAVAEFALRHRRRVTPQANPPSQPEQPPSQQGAGNPGEQGGQGDWGALPAQPVASGARREVPNWAKKP